One window of Streptomyces sp. NBC_00273 genomic DNA carries:
- a CDS encoding rhodanese-like domain-containing protein, translating to MFLFRRGPARVSPARVTPAQAHQRTADGAAVLLDVREQAEWNAGHAPGAVHAPLSRLVAGAALPAIAQGRPLVVICRSGHRSRRAAELLTGRGGDAVDVTGGMNAWARAGLPVVDARGSSGRTA from the coding sequence ATGTTCCTCTTCCGCCGCGGCCCCGCCCGCGTCAGCCCCGCCCGCGTCACCCCCGCCCAGGCCCACCAGCGCACCGCCGACGGCGCCGCCGTGCTCCTCGACGTGCGCGAGCAGGCCGAGTGGAACGCCGGACACGCCCCCGGTGCCGTCCACGCCCCGCTCTCCCGCCTCGTCGCCGGCGCCGCCCTGCCCGCGATCGCCCAGGGCCGGCCGCTGGTGGTGATCTGCCGTTCCGGACACCGTTCCCGGCGGGCCGCCGAGCTGTTGACCGGCCGCGGGGGCGACGCGGTCGACGTGACGGGTGGCATGAACGCCTGGGCCCGTGCCGGGCTGCCGGTCGTCGACGCACGCGGAAGCAGCGGCCGAACAGCGTGA
- a CDS encoding rhodanese-like domain-containing protein, whose amino-acid sequence MAHPHTLDAHQAHSRLGDLIVLDVRTPGEYATGHLPGALNIPLDQLTRALPDLREVAARSDVLVVCASGTRAENARTTLADHGITASTLTGGTGAWSDGGLALHHPEDNRHATWNMERQVRFTAGAVVLTGLTLGRLRPAFRLASAGIAGGLVYSALTNTCGMAALLAKLPHNRPRRGDLEAALATLRSH is encoded by the coding sequence ATGGCCCACCCCCACACCCTCGACGCCCACCAGGCCCACAGCCGCCTGGGTGACCTGATCGTCCTGGACGTCCGCACCCCCGGCGAATACGCCACCGGCCACCTCCCCGGCGCCCTCAACATCCCGCTCGACCAGCTGACCCGCGCCCTGCCCGACCTTCGCGAGGTCGCTGCCCGCAGCGACGTCCTCGTCGTCTGCGCATCCGGCACCCGCGCCGAGAACGCCCGCACGACCCTCGCCGACCACGGCATCACCGCCAGCACCCTCACCGGAGGCACCGGAGCCTGGTCCGACGGCGGACTCGCCCTCCACCACCCCGAAGACAACCGGCACGCCACCTGGAACATGGAACGCCAGGTCCGCTTCACCGCCGGCGCCGTCGTCCTGACCGGCCTCACCCTCGGCCGCCTGCGCCCCGCCTTCCGCCTCGCCTCCGCGGGCATCGCCGGCGGACTGGTCTACTCGGCCCTCACCAACACCTGCGGCATGGCGGCGCTCCTCGCCAAGCTCCCCCACAACCGCCCTCGCCGGGGCGACCTCGAAGCCGCCCTCGCCACCCTCCGCAGCCACTGA
- a CDS encoding metal-sensitive transcriptional regulator, whose protein sequence is MKVDDDAVNAVLNRLRRAQGQLAGVIAMIEAGRDCKDVVTQLAAVSKALDRAGFKIVASGMRQCMTNADENQAPMTEEELEKLFLALA, encoded by the coding sequence GTGAAAGTCGACGACGACGCAGTCAACGCAGTCCTCAACCGCCTGCGCCGCGCCCAGGGCCAGCTCGCGGGCGTCATCGCCATGATCGAAGCCGGCCGCGACTGCAAGGACGTCGTCACCCAACTCGCCGCCGTCTCCAAGGCCCTGGACCGCGCTGGCTTCAAGATCGTGGCCAGCGGCATGCGCCAGTGCATGACCAACGCCGACGAGAACCAGGCCCCCATGACCGAAGAAGAACTCGAAAAGCTCTTCCTCGCCCTCGCCTGA
- a CDS encoding DUF998 domain-containing protein: MTKTLSLAGFAVAVLAFAISDAVNRGYDPLAETVSRYVNLPHGWLVTVGQLAVAVGSEAVAVRAVGSGRGGWLLHFWAGCVLVAAVFPADPPGNWSRPSLSDGVHGVAAWAGFLALAIAIVRLTVVWRRELARASKTRGLTVLAWASSVAFVLFAVALVDKTALTHTAPLGLAERIVIALNLAWLALAAISATPRPSTSGTVEGLSNGEIAAALVISPLTVKTHISRAIGKLGLRDRVQLVITVYEHGLVSASPADGR; encoded by the coding sequence ATGACCAAGACATTATCCCTGGCCGGCTTTGCCGTCGCCGTCCTCGCCTTCGCGATATCCGATGCGGTCAACAGGGGATACGACCCGTTGGCCGAGACCGTCAGCAGGTACGTCAACCTGCCGCACGGCTGGCTGGTGACCGTCGGACAGCTGGCGGTCGCGGTCGGGTCGGAGGCCGTGGCGGTCCGGGCCGTCGGCAGTGGACGGGGCGGGTGGCTGCTGCACTTCTGGGCGGGATGCGTACTGGTGGCTGCCGTCTTTCCGGCTGACCCGCCGGGCAACTGGAGCCGCCCCTCGCTCTCCGACGGCGTGCACGGAGTCGCGGCCTGGGCGGGGTTCCTCGCCCTGGCCATCGCGATCGTCCGGCTGACCGTGGTGTGGCGGCGCGAACTCGCGCGGGCCTCGAAGACCCGTGGGCTGACCGTGCTCGCGTGGGCGTCGTCGGTGGCGTTCGTGCTGTTCGCGGTGGCGTTGGTGGACAAGACGGCCCTCACCCACACGGCCCCTCTGGGCCTGGCCGAACGCATCGTCATCGCCCTGAACCTGGCCTGGCTGGCTCTGGCAGCGATCTCGGCGACTCCCCGGCCTTCGACGTCGGGCACGGTGGAAGGGCTGTCCAACGGCGAGATCGCTGCCGCACTGGTGATCAGCCCGCTGACCGTGAAGACCCACATCTCCCGTGCCATCGGCAAGTTGGGCCTGCGTGACCGCGTGCAACTGGTCATCACCGTGTACGAGCACGGTCTCGTCAGCGCCTCGCCCGCCGATGGTCGTTGA
- a CDS encoding sulfite exporter TauE/SafE family protein yields MSTLILALAAGAVIGLALGALGGGGSVLAVPALIYLLGFTPAAATTASLIIVTATSATALYAHATSGNVRWKTGALFAAAGIPPALAAATLASRVPEPVLTAAFAATAGLAAWRMFAAPDPAPGRQPRPVRPARAAGAGAGLGSITGFLGVGGGFLAVPALVSVLGLRMRAAVGTSLLVITVNSLAALAARTGTHTPLHWAVIAPFTGAAVLGAWDGKRLAAKISGPALQRTFAAVLLAVAALMLTDALH; encoded by the coding sequence GTGAGCACGCTCATCCTGGCCCTCGCCGCCGGGGCCGTCATCGGACTCGCCCTCGGGGCACTGGGCGGCGGCGGCAGTGTCCTGGCCGTCCCGGCCCTGATCTACCTCCTGGGCTTCACCCCGGCTGCCGCCACCACCGCATCCCTGATCATCGTCACCGCCACGTCCGCCACCGCCCTCTACGCCCACGCCACGTCCGGCAACGTCCGCTGGAAGACGGGCGCCCTGTTCGCGGCGGCCGGCATCCCGCCCGCCCTCGCCGCCGCCACCCTGGCCAGCCGCGTTCCCGAACCGGTCCTGACCGCGGCGTTCGCCGCCACGGCCGGCCTCGCCGCCTGGCGCATGTTCGCCGCCCCCGACCCCGCCCCCGGGCGGCAGCCCCGGCCCGTCCGGCCCGCGCGGGCCGCCGGGGCGGGTGCCGGACTCGGCTCGATCACCGGCTTCCTCGGCGTCGGCGGCGGCTTCCTCGCCGTCCCCGCCCTCGTCTCCGTACTGGGCCTGCGCATGCGGGCCGCCGTCGGCACCAGCCTCCTGGTCATCACCGTCAACTCCCTCGCCGCACTCGCCGCCCGCACGGGCACGCACACCCCGCTGCACTGGGCGGTCATCGCCCCCTTCACCGGAGCGGCCGTCCTCGGAGCCTGGGACGGCAAGCGCCTCGCCGCCAAGATCTCCGGACCCGCCCTCCAGCGGACCTTCGCGGCCGTCCTCCTGGCCGTCGCCGCCCTCATGCTCACCGACGCCCTCCACTGA
- a CDS encoding CAP domain-containing protein, with translation MRYHDDEFTYGADANAAADVNVDVDGAGSGSGRRGRARAANKAAGGHRKSRRRTPLMAAAAVVLLAGVGSGYALISGGAPERTAATGSPSALAGRPDAVDGPPTATADPAAGAGPAAADGTASPSAAASASASAPASTAASAPAAQAKDAEQRSAATATERTAKPTAPPTRSTSGNGPTGPDPKVPGPRTSTQDVATAQSLSLQLLNNERAAVGRPPLALKQDLSDFARKWAEHMRNNGFAHSSSADRAYLKTGSRTWTGENIVWFSDASMTAQEAAEKFQSMWRHSSGHYKAQVNPDFTEVGVGLYRDSSGWWGVHNFSDGK, from the coding sequence ATGCGGTATCACGACGATGAGTTCACGTACGGCGCGGACGCGAACGCAGCGGCGGACGTGAACGTGGACGTGGACGGTGCTGGTTCCGGGTCGGGCCGGCGCGGGCGGGCGCGCGCCGCGAACAAGGCGGCCGGTGGCCACCGCAAGAGCCGTCGCCGGACTCCCCTGATGGCAGCGGCCGCCGTGGTCCTGCTGGCCGGGGTCGGGAGCGGCTACGCCCTCATATCCGGCGGGGCCCCGGAACGCACTGCGGCGACGGGCTCCCCCTCCGCGCTCGCCGGCCGTCCGGACGCGGTGGACGGCCCGCCGACCGCCACGGCGGATCCGGCCGCCGGCGCCGGACCCGCGGCGGCCGACGGTACGGCGAGCCCGAGCGCCGCCGCGTCCGCATCCGCATCGGCCCCCGCATCCACAGCCGCATCCGCGCCCGCCGCGCAGGCGAAGGACGCGGAGCAGCGCTCCGCAGCGACGGCCACGGAGCGCACTGCCAAGCCCACCGCGCCCCCGACCCGCAGCACCTCGGGGAACGGTCCGACCGGACCGGACCCCAAGGTGCCCGGCCCCCGCACCTCGACGCAGGACGTCGCCACGGCCCAGTCGCTGTCCCTGCAGCTGCTCAACAACGAACGGGCCGCCGTCGGCCGGCCCCCGCTCGCGCTCAAGCAGGACCTCAGCGACTTCGCCCGCAAGTGGGCCGAGCACATGAGGAACAACGGGTTCGCCCACTCCTCGTCGGCGGACCGCGCCTACCTGAAGACGGGCTCGCGCACCTGGACCGGCGAGAACATCGTCTGGTTCAGCGATGCTTCGATGACCGCCCAGGAAGCCGCCGAGAAGTTCCAGTCGATGTGGCGCCACAGCTCCGGGCACTACAAGGCGCAGGTCAACCCGGACTTCACCGAGGTCGGCGTGGGCCTCTACCGCGACTCCTCGGGCTGGTGGGGCGTGCACAACTTCTCCGACGGCAAGTGA
- a CDS encoding PP2C family protein-serine/threonine phosphatase yields MTVGGRGDPDRSESFGEELLGVFLDRAHELPPHLVGPLLAETVARMGGRVPQILLQDYGQQQLVPLPADGVAAGDPQPIDRSEAGRCFLESRTVEVLAPDGVRIHLPLLDGGDQVGVLSVTLDRIDDDARRLLRRIAGLVADLLQTKNGYTDLFFRTRRSEPMSVAAEIQWSLLPPLSMVMPRVAVAGVLEPAYAVAGDSFDYALNGEVLHLAMVDAMGHGLDAATMATVAIGAYRHARRISIELSEIYLFMDRAVAEQFDPDHFVTAQMMRLDTDTGRLQWVNAGHPAPMLIRAHRVVRRLDSPTTLPVGFGGAQPQVSRVELEPGDRVLCFTDGLIEEHENGQEQFGEDQLIDWVNQLEQADHGIRTVARDLSHTLKRARGETTSDDATLVLFEWRG; encoded by the coding sequence ATGACCGTCGGAGGGCGCGGGGACCCGGACCGCTCGGAGAGCTTCGGGGAGGAGCTGCTCGGGGTGTTCCTGGATCGTGCGCACGAACTGCCACCCCATCTGGTCGGCCCGCTCCTCGCGGAGACGGTGGCCCGGATGGGAGGCCGCGTACCGCAGATCCTGCTCCAGGACTACGGACAGCAGCAGCTGGTCCCCCTGCCCGCCGATGGTGTGGCCGCCGGTGATCCGCAGCCCATCGACCGGTCCGAAGCCGGCCGGTGCTTCCTGGAGTCCCGCACCGTCGAAGTCTTGGCGCCCGACGGCGTACGGATCCACCTGCCCCTGCTGGACGGCGGCGACCAGGTGGGGGTCCTCTCGGTCACCCTGGACAGGATCGACGACGACGCCCGCCGCCTCCTGCGCAGGATCGCCGGCCTGGTGGCCGACCTGCTGCAGACCAAGAACGGCTACACCGACCTCTTCTTCCGGACCCGCCGCAGCGAACCGATGAGCGTGGCTGCGGAGATCCAGTGGTCCCTGCTGCCCCCGCTGTCGATGGTGATGCCCCGCGTCGCGGTCGCCGGAGTCCTGGAGCCCGCCTACGCCGTGGCGGGGGACAGCTTCGACTACGCCCTGAACGGCGAGGTCCTGCACCTCGCCATGGTCGATGCCATGGGGCACGGCCTGGACGCGGCCACGATGGCCACGGTGGCCATCGGTGCGTACCGTCACGCCCGCCGGATCAGCATCGAACTGTCCGAGATCTACCTCTTCATGGACCGGGCCGTCGCCGAGCAGTTCGACCCGGACCACTTCGTGACGGCCCAGATGATGCGCCTGGACACGGACACGGGGCGCCTCCAGTGGGTCAACGCGGGGCATCCCGCGCCGATGCTGATCCGCGCGCACCGCGTCGTGCGCCGTCTGGACAGCCCCACGACCCTCCCCGTCGGCTTCGGAGGGGCCCAGCCGCAGGTCAGCAGGGTGGAGCTGGAGCCGGGCGACCGCGTCCTCTGCTTCACCGACGGCCTGATCGAAGAGCATGAAAACGGGCAGGAGCAGTTCGGCGAGGATCAGCTGATCGACTGGGTGAACCAGCTGGAGCAGGCCGACCACGGGATCCGCACGGTGGCCCGGGACCTGTCCCACACCCTCAAGCGGGCACGCGGCGAAACCACCTCGGACGACGCGACGCTCGTCCTGTTCGAATGGCGTGGATGA
- a CDS encoding ATP-binding protein — MTGWHVRDYTQDDLEAVLRVDAESGTAEEPPLFPLSDAVAALQASHPAVVATTDEEVVGAAVSRVDGERAWILRISLAPAWRHQGLGSDLITALEHRLFASGVRTVHAVLPDGETGATALHNCGFGARPGLVFFEKRGRVTPQAVSMLASLGAELPPGGLWQKVAGMQREKVLIERRLVLPLAHPEMAAQHGVELPRAVMLFGPPGTGKSTFAHAIASRLRWPFLELFPARLAAEYGLATGLNRRFDEIARLDHVLVFIDEVEEIAGTRSGADATAVGVVNELLKAIVRFRGQDGRLLVCATNDVTTLDSAFLRHGRFDYVLPIGPPDDRARTELWESYLSRAAAEADSTVLASASEGFTPADIAHVARTVSQAQFERTFDTGARARPTTEDYLRTIGETRPTVSAAMAQEFAQQTEKFARI, encoded by the coding sequence ATGACGGGTTGGCATGTCAGGGACTACACCCAGGACGATCTCGAAGCGGTGCTCCGAGTCGACGCGGAGAGCGGAACGGCCGAAGAGCCACCTCTCTTCCCGCTCTCGGACGCCGTGGCGGCCCTCCAGGCCAGCCACCCGGCGGTGGTGGCCACCACGGACGAGGAGGTGGTCGGCGCCGCGGTGAGCAGGGTGGACGGTGAGCGGGCGTGGATCCTGCGCATCAGCCTGGCGCCCGCCTGGCGGCACCAAGGGCTGGGTAGCGACCTGATCACGGCCTTGGAGCACCGGCTGTTCGCCAGTGGAGTCCGCACGGTTCACGCGGTCCTGCCCGACGGCGAGACCGGTGCCACCGCCCTGCACAACTGCGGCTTCGGCGCCCGTCCGGGCCTGGTCTTCTTCGAGAAGCGCGGGCGGGTGACGCCGCAGGCGGTCAGCATGCTCGCGTCGCTGGGAGCGGAGCTACCGCCCGGGGGACTGTGGCAGAAGGTCGCGGGCATGCAGAGGGAGAAGGTGCTCATCGAGCGGCGCCTGGTCCTGCCACTGGCCCATCCCGAAATGGCCGCTCAGCACGGGGTGGAGCTGCCGCGGGCAGTGATGCTGTTCGGTCCGCCGGGCACCGGCAAGAGCACGTTCGCGCACGCGATCGCCAGCCGCCTGAGATGGCCGTTCCTCGAACTGTTCCCCGCCCGGCTGGCCGCCGAGTACGGGCTGGCCACGGGGCTGAACCGGCGCTTCGACGAGATCGCCCGGCTCGACCACGTCCTGGTCTTCATCGACGAGGTCGAGGAGATCGCCGGGACCCGGAGCGGCGCGGACGCGACCGCCGTCGGCGTCGTCAACGAACTGCTCAAGGCGATCGTCCGGTTCCGGGGCCAGGACGGACGGCTGCTGGTCTGCGCCACGAACGACGTGACCACCCTCGACTCCGCGTTCCTGCGGCACGGCCGCTTCGACTACGTGCTGCCGATCGGCCCGCCCGACGACCGCGCGAGGACCGAGCTGTGGGAGAGCTATCTGTCCCGAGCGGCCGCCGAGGCAGACAGCACGGTGCTGGCGTCCGCCAGCGAAGGGTTCACACCTGCCGACATCGCCCATGTGGCGCGCACCGTTTCCCAAGCCCAGTTCGAGCGCACCTTCGACACCGGAGCTCGGGCCCGCCCCACCACCGAGGACTACCTGCGCACGATCGGCGAGACCAGACCCACGGTCAGTGCGGCCATGGCCCAGGAGTTCGCCCAGCAGACCGAGAAGTTCGCCCGCATCTAG
- a CDS encoding DUF5994 family protein, with protein sequence MTTTLDPTAPRDLAAESPARLSLTPKTTLAGQLDGAWWPYSRDLEAELPPLAAALEEPWGRVTRVSVNPSRWPVVPRTVALDGRTLHVGWFTEQDPDKLILLSYTVGRWDLLVIPPETAPAAAARLMAAAAIPGSVLAAGVLMANETVIGCGIRDARRREATWEDEGGACMSPFGVAMGRSALPLSANGWR encoded by the coding sequence ATGACCACCACCCTCGACCCGACCGCGCCCCGCGACCTCGCCGCAGAGTCCCCGGCTCGCTTGTCCCTCACCCCGAAGACCACGCTCGCCGGCCAGCTGGACGGGGCCTGGTGGCCCTACTCCCGTGACCTCGAGGCCGAGCTCCCCCCGCTCGCCGCCGCCTTGGAGGAACCCTGGGGGCGCGTCACCCGCGTCAGTGTGAACCCCAGCCGCTGGCCGGTCGTTCCGCGCACGGTTGCCCTGGACGGGCGCACGCTGCACGTGGGCTGGTTCACCGAACAGGACCCCGACAAGCTGATCCTGCTCTCCTACACCGTCGGCCGCTGGGACCTCCTCGTCATCCCGCCCGAGACCGCACCCGCAGCTGCGGCCCGGCTGATGGCCGCCGCCGCGATCCCGGGCAGCGTCCTGGCCGCGGGCGTCCTGATGGCCAACGAGACCGTCATCGGGTGCGGCATCCGGGACGCCCGCCGCCGGGAAGCCACCTGGGAGGACGAAGGCGGGGCCTGCATGTCCCCGTTCGGGGTCGCGATGGGACGAAGCGCCCTGCCGCTGTCCGCGAACGGCTGGAGGTGA
- a CDS encoding MBL fold metallo-hydrolase: MFFIDTIETEGLGNRSYLAGGAATAAVVDPPRDIDRVIAAAAARGVRISHVVETHLHNDYVTGGLDLARLTGAAYLVPAGARVSFARTPVADGDTVGVDDGIALRALATPGHTPHHTSYVLEEHGRVAAVFTGGSLLIGSVGRPDLVEPRLTEELARAQHASAHRLAAELPDETAVLPTHGFGSFCSSSQSEGDATTIGKEKGVNDALVKDVDRFVCDLLAGLEDVPAYYAHMGPANAAGPDPVDLSTPPLTDAADIAERLAAGEWVVDLRNRIAFAEGHVAGSFNFEADGKLATYLAWMIPWGKPVTLLAESPAQLAAAQRELVRVGIDRPAAAATGTPGDWIPEGHGPRSFPRATFADLADLADRGTRGTRGTRGTDSTTVVLDVRRDSERAQGWIAGSVHIPVHDLHRRLTEVPPGTVWVHCAGGMRAAIAASLLDAAGRDVVAVDDSFDAAREAGLPLTDGQRDL; the protein is encoded by the coding sequence GTGTTCTTCATCGACACCATCGAGACCGAGGGACTCGGCAACCGCAGCTACCTGGCGGGCGGCGCCGCAACCGCGGCGGTCGTCGACCCGCCCCGCGACATCGACCGGGTCATCGCGGCGGCTGCCGCACGCGGGGTGCGGATCTCCCACGTGGTGGAGACCCACCTGCACAACGACTACGTCACCGGCGGCCTGGACCTGGCCCGCCTGACCGGCGCCGCGTACCTGGTGCCGGCCGGTGCCCGCGTCTCCTTCGCCCGGACACCGGTGGCCGACGGCGACACGGTGGGCGTCGACGACGGCATCGCGCTGCGGGCGCTGGCCACCCCCGGCCACACCCCCCACCACACCTCCTACGTGCTGGAAGAGCACGGCCGGGTGGCGGCGGTCTTCACCGGTGGTTCGCTGTTGATCGGCTCGGTGGGCCGCCCCGACCTGGTCGAACCACGCCTGACCGAGGAGCTGGCCCGCGCCCAGCACGCCTCCGCCCACCGTCTGGCCGCCGAGCTCCCCGACGAGACGGCCGTGCTGCCCACCCACGGGTTCGGCAGCTTCTGCTCCTCCTCCCAGTCCGAGGGCGACGCCACCACCATCGGCAAGGAGAAGGGCGTCAACGACGCCCTGGTCAAGGACGTCGACCGGTTCGTCTGCGACCTACTGGCCGGTCTGGAGGACGTACCCGCCTACTACGCCCACATGGGCCCGGCCAACGCCGCGGGCCCGGATCCGGTGGACCTGAGCACTCCGCCCCTGACGGACGCCGCCGACATCGCCGAGCGCCTGGCGGCCGGGGAATGGGTGGTCGACCTGCGCAACCGGATCGCGTTCGCCGAAGGGCACGTCGCGGGCTCGTTCAACTTCGAGGCCGACGGAAAGCTCGCCACTTACCTCGCCTGGATGATCCCCTGGGGCAAGCCCGTCACCCTGCTCGCGGAGTCACCCGCCCAGCTCGCCGCCGCCCAGCGCGAACTGGTCCGCGTCGGCATCGACCGGCCCGCGGCGGCGGCCACCGGCACGCCCGGCGACTGGATACCCGAAGGGCACGGCCCGCGCTCCTTCCCCCGCGCCACCTTCGCCGACCTCGCCGACCTCGCCGACCGGGGCACCCGGGGCACCCGGGGCACCCGGGGTACCGACTCCACGACGGTCGTCCTGGACGTGCGCCGCGATTCGGAGCGCGCCCAGGGGTGGATCGCGGGGTCCGTGCACATCCCCGTCCACGACCTGCACCGGCGCCTGACCGAGGTCCCGCCCGGCACGGTGTGGGTGCACTGCGCCGGCGGGATGCGCGCAGCGATCGCCGCCTCCCTGCTGGACGCCGCCGGACGTGACGTCGTCGCCGTCGACGACTCCTTCGACGCCGCCCGCGAGGCCGGCCTGCCCCTCACCGACGGCCAGCGGGACCTCTGA
- a CDS encoding DUF5994 family protein — MADSDIPHTPPLLLPDAIHHAIQPGAAVLRLETTRSREGLLDGAWWPRTRDIATELPALISVLTGHLGPITRVGVDASAWNDLPARLVIDGQVVHLDSDPVGDDTVLITRGHNDHFALLVVPPDTTADAAREAMARAVRADNITQAAQILIATTPEPEDSAADAEG; from the coding sequence ATGGCTGACTCCGACATCCCCCACACGCCCCCACTGCTCCTACCGGATGCGATCCACCATGCGATCCAGCCGGGGGCGGCCGTGCTGCGCCTGGAGACCACGCGGTCCCGGGAGGGGCTCCTTGACGGCGCCTGGTGGCCGCGGACCCGCGACATCGCAACCGAGCTGCCTGCGCTGATCAGCGTCCTGACCGGGCACCTCGGCCCGATCACCAGGGTTGGTGTGGACGCGTCCGCCTGGAACGACCTCCCGGCCCGCCTGGTCATCGACGGCCAGGTCGTGCACCTCGACTCCGATCCGGTCGGCGACGACACCGTCCTCATCACGCGCGGCCACAACGACCACTTCGCCCTGCTGGTGGTCCCCCCGGACACCACCGCCGACGCCGCCCGCGAAGCGATGGCCCGCGCCGTCCGCGCCGACAACATCACGCAGGCCGCTCAGATCCTCATCGCCACCACACCCGAACCCGAGGACAGCGCCGCCGATGCGGAAGGCTGA
- a CDS encoding DUF1772 domain-containing protein: protein MRTRLLLGLALLSTGLLAGAFGYGAANLVPTFNAVPLDIRLSFHTELMKMNGITMQAAMGVSIVSSLALTAVTRGRTRLLAGGAGLLALTSLLVTRFGNVPINSRIKDWAHGSAPVDHTEILQRWEIFNDIRTAAAVVAFALLIFSALRTPARD from the coding sequence ATGCGCACACGCCTTCTGCTGGGCCTGGCCCTCCTCTCCACCGGACTCCTCGCCGGCGCGTTCGGTTACGGGGCGGCCAACCTCGTACCCACCTTCAACGCGGTACCGCTCGACATACGGCTGTCGTTCCACACCGAACTGATGAAGATGAACGGCATCACCATGCAGGCGGCGATGGGCGTGTCGATCGTCAGCTCGCTGGCCCTCACCGCCGTGACGCGCGGCCGTACGCGGCTGCTCGCGGGCGGGGCCGGCCTGCTGGCCCTGACGTCCCTCCTGGTCACCCGGTTCGGCAACGTCCCGATCAACAGCCGGATCAAGGACTGGGCGCACGGCTCGGCCCCGGTCGATCACACGGAGATCCTGCAGCGCTGGGAGATCTTCAACGACATCCGCACCGCCGCCGCCGTGGTCGCGTTCGCGCTCCTGATCTTCTCCGCCCTGAGGACCCCGGCCCGCGACTGA
- a CDS encoding alpha/beta fold hydrolase: MPENTARVRRDVGRYVNDALRDRYFAAADVLYAMGAPARSETDVETSFGTTHVYRYGPADPAAESRTPIVLIHGAGYSSAMWYPNTPGLSLDRPVYALDTPGDANRSIHREPMWQPERAAQWMDEALDALGLDRVHLVGSSYGGWLVLNQAHRRPGRLASVTALDPGGLEKVGLRFFAWVFVSLFATFAPKALRPRLAKWLDQPVIAVPEMRKWIQLGARAYRIRRPAPLPLAEDALRSIRTPLYVIMGKHSLLVHPKRQLERVPRLVPGARAEIITATGHGPQIDHPDVVNARMLSFMEDADSLDPAAVDA, translated from the coding sequence GTGCCCGAGAACACCGCCCGCGTACGCCGCGATGTGGGCCGCTACGTCAACGACGCCCTGCGCGACCGCTACTTCGCCGCCGCCGACGTGCTCTACGCGATGGGGGCACCCGCCCGCTCCGAGACGGACGTGGAGACGAGCTTCGGCACCACCCACGTCTACCGGTACGGGCCCGCGGACCCCGCGGCCGAGTCCCGGACGCCGATCGTCCTGATCCACGGCGCCGGCTACAGCTCGGCGATGTGGTACCCCAACACCCCCGGGCTCAGCCTCGACCGCCCCGTCTACGCCCTCGACACCCCGGGCGACGCGAACCGCAGCATCCACCGCGAGCCCATGTGGCAGCCCGAGCGCGCCGCGCAGTGGATGGACGAGGCCCTCGACGCGCTCGGCCTCGACCGGGTCCACCTCGTGGGCTCCTCCTACGGTGGCTGGCTCGTCCTCAACCAGGCCCACCGGCGGCCCGGACGGCTCGCCTCGGTCACCGCCCTCGACCCGGGCGGCCTGGAGAAGGTCGGCCTGCGCTTCTTCGCCTGGGTCTTCGTGAGCCTGTTCGCCACCTTCGCCCCGAAGGCGCTGCGCCCCCGGCTCGCCAAGTGGCTGGACCAGCCGGTCATCGCCGTACCCGAGATGCGCAAGTGGATCCAGCTCGGCGCCCGCGCGTACCGGATCCGCCGCCCCGCACCCCTGCCGCTGGCCGAGGACGCGCTGCGGTCCATCCGGACCCCGCTCTACGTCATCATGGGCAAGCACAGCCTGCTCGTGCATCCGAAGCGACAGCTGGAACGCGTACCGCGCCTCGTCCCCGGAGCCCGCGCCGAGATCATCACCGCGACCGGGCACGGCCCGCAGATCGACCACCCGGACGTGGTCAACGCCCGGATGCTGTCCTTCATGGAGGACGCCGACTCCCTCGACCCTGCTGCGGTCGACGCGTAG